Below is a genomic region from Aurantimonas sp. HBX-1.
CTCGCCGCCGCTGCGGGCCTCGTCGAACAGGGCGGCGATGAGCCGGACGAAGGGCCGGCCTTTCGCGGTCATCCGGAGCGTCCCGCCGGACAGGGTGGCGAGCCCGGCCGCCTCGTAGGGCTGCAGCCGCGCGGCGATGTTGCCATAGCGGGTGATGCCGCCGACCTCGTCGAGATCGACGCGGAAGTCGCACATCAGCCGCTCGATGATGATCGCGCGCCGGCGCGTCGCCGGCCCGACGGCGATGCCGCGGGCGGTCGGCAGCACGCCTTCGGCGATGCTGCGGCGATAGTCGGCGACCGGCGCCGTCGTCTGGACGAAGCCGTCGGGCAGCTGCGACACCGCCGAGGCGCCGAAGCCGATCAGGGTCCGGCGGTCGTCGTCCGTGTAGCCCTGGAAGTTGCGGCGCAGGCGCCGCTGCCGCGCGGCGACGGCGAGCTTGTCGCAGAGCCGCGCATAGTGATCGAGGCCGATCGCCTGGTAGCCGCGACCGCAGAACACCTCGGCGACGGCGGCGGCCTGCCGGAAGCGCTCGAGCGTGTCGGGCAGGGCGGCTTCGTCGATCAGGCGCTGGTTGGCCTTGCGCTGCGGCAGATGGGCATAGCCGAAGCAGGCGACACGGTCGGGTCCGAGCGCCGCGACCTGCCGGCAGGTGGCCCGGACCGAAGCCTCCGTCTGGTGCGGCAGGCCGTAGATCAGGTCGATGTTGAGTCCCTCGATCCCGGCGGCGCGCAGATGGCCGACCGCCGCGGCGACGACGGCCTGCGGCTGGACGCGGCCGATGGCGATCTGGACGACCGGGTCGAGATCCTGCACCCCCAGGCTGACGCGGTTGACGCCGAGGTCGGCGAGCCGGCGCGCCAGGGCCGCGTCGACGAAGCGCGGGTCGAGTTCGATCGCGTGCTCGGCGAGAGCGTCGAGGTCGAACGCTTCGTCCAGCACCGCCATGACCGAAGCCAGGCCGTCAGCCCCGAGGATCGACGGCGTGCCGCCGCCCCAGGCGATGCGGGCGGCCTTGAGACGTCCCGGCAGGTGCCGCGCCACCAGCCGGATCTCGGCTTCGAGGCTTTCCCGGTAGATCCTGACGGCCTCGTTGCGATGCGTCGCCTTGGTATGGCAGCCGCAGTAATGGCAGAGGTCACGGCAATAGGGGACGTGGAGATAGAGCGAGACGCTCTCGTCCGGATCGACCCGGCCCAGCCAGGTGGCGTGCTCTCCGGGACCGACGGCCGGGCTGAACTCGGCCGCCGTCGGGTAGGACGTGTAGCGCGGCACCGCCTGCAGCGCGAATTGCGTCAGCTCCGCATCCATGGCTCAGCGCCCGGCGGCCGGATGGCGACGCCGGCGGCGAACCGGCACGACGCGCGGACGGCGCTGGCCGATCGCCATGGCCATGGCGGCGAGGGCCAGGCTGGCGAGCAGCGCCACGGCGGCGAGGGGGAAGAGATCGTGCATGGCGGCGGGCCCTTCGTGACCGAGCTTATGTCACGCCCGAACCACCAGCCGGCCGCGACCTCAGCCGAGCATGGCGGAGCGGGGCGGCGCGTCCTTGATCTCGGTCAAAACGGGCTGAGGCGGTGCCGGCTCAGCCTTGCCTGGGCTTTTCGTAGGCGGTCACCCGGAAGCGGGCCGTCTGGAGCGCGACGCGGCGCGGCGCCACCGCGGCGAACCACCGATCCGCGGTGGCGACCGCCAGTGCCGGCCGGATGGCGGCATCGTCGAAATCCAGCACGTGGTGCAGGAAGACGATCCGGCCGCCCGGCGCCAGCGCCGCGTGCAGCTTCGGCAGGAGGGCGGCGAGGTCGCGAGGCTTCAGATAGTACAGGATCTCCGACGCGACGATCAGGTCGAACGGGCCCTTCGGCATGTCCCGCGGCAGCAGTGCGTGGCGGAAGTTGACCCGGGCGTTTCCCGCATTGCGGTGCTGGGCAGCCTCCAGCGCCGTGGCCGAGGCATCGACCGCAAGCAGGCACCGGCAGATGGTCGCGAGGCGCCGCGTCGTCTCGCCATTGGCGCAGGCAAGCTCCAGCCCGCGCCCGAAGTGCCGGTCGCCGCAGGCCTTGAGAAGCACATCCCGCTTCCACGCCTCGAAGGGCGAGGCGGCGTAGTTCCAGGGATCCGGGTCGGCGGCGAACTTCGCCTCGAAGCCGTCGGCGTCGATCACCCGTCGCATGGGCGCAGATACGTCTCGACGGGGCCGTTCAGGCGCTCGATCGTCGCTTCGGTGAGGCGGAACCCGTCCGGGTCGTCGGCGATCAGGTCGGTGGTCTGCGACAGATGGGCGGCGACGGCCTGCCGCTTTGCGGCGGCGACCGCGCCGATATCGAAGGCGACGATTTCCATCTCGCCGGGACGCGGCGCGTCTTCTGCGGCGCCCAGCTCGTCGAGCCAGATCGCGTATTCCAGCGTCGCGGGCCGTGGGCGCCGCTGCTGCAGGACTTCGGTGACGAGCAGCCAGCTGTCGCGGTGGTCGCAATGCGGGTCGCGCCGCCACGGCAGCAGGACGAGATCCGGGTCGAACCACTTCACTAGGTCGGCGACCGTAGCCGCAGCGGCGCGCCAGGCGGGCGAGCCCTGCGGCGGCATGGCGGCATCGTGCAGCCGCAGGAAGGTCGAGGCGTCCGGATCGAGGCCGAGGGCGAGGAGGGCGGCGCGGGCCTCGGTCTCGCGCTGCGCGGCCAGCCGCTCGCGCGGCCACTGCGCCGAATTGCGATGCGAGGCGCCGCCGTCGGTGACGAACAGCGTGTGGATCTGCCGGCCGAGCCGGGCAAGTCTCGCCGCCAGCCCGCCGCAGCCGAGCGTCTCGTCGTCCGGGTGCGGCGCGACGATCAGCACCCGTTCCGCGGTCACCGACTCCGGTCGCAGGAGCCTCATGCCGGACGGCCCGTCCGGGGATCGGCGCGGCCAGGCCGCCACTCGCCCCTCGCCATGGCGAGACCCGCGGAACGCAGCGCTCCGTCCGGATTGGGCTGGCGCAGATAGGTGCGCAGGTCCCGTACCAGCCGCTCGAGCCGGTGCGGCGCGATGAACCCGGCGGCGCCGACGGCGCGTTCGGCCTCTTCGAGCACGCTCATCGCCGCCGCCTCGACCGCCGAGCGGGTCGCGTTGGCCGTCGCGGTGAGCCGCGCCGCCGGCGGACCTTCCCCGCCCGCCACCACGGCGGCATCCCAGGCTTCCGCCGCCCGGTCGAGCCAGGCGTAGCCGGTCTCAACCGCGATGCCCATGCGGGCGATGCGATGCGCCTGGTAGGGATCCTCGGCACGGCCGGTGCGCCTCAGATGATCCAGCGCGACGTCGAACACGGCGTGCATGCCGCCGACATGGACGGCGGCGAAGCGGATCGCGCCGCCGCCGAACCAGGGCTCTGCGACATAGGCGCCCGGCTCGCCGAGAAACCAGCCCGGCTCGGGCGTAACGCCGGCGAAATCGACGAGATGGCTGCCGGAGGCGCGCATGCCGAGCGGCTTCCACCAGCTGCGGTCGACCGGCAGGCCGTCCAGCGGCACCATCAGCATCAGGCGGCCGGCCTCCTCCGGCACGGTCACGATGGCGCGCGACAGGCCGTCGACGCCGGAGGCGAAGTTCTTGCCGCCGGCCAGCACGCCGCCTTCGAGACGCAGCGGTGCGGCCGGCATGTCGGTGTTCCACACGCCGAACAGCCGACCGGCGCGGGCCTCGGCGAACCATTCGCGCCGTTGGATTGCCGTCCCGTGCTGGTCGATCAGGATCAGCGCGTTGACATGGCCCTCGAAGATCCGCCCGGTGCTGAGGTCGCCGCGGCCGACCCCAGCCAGAAGCCGCAGCAGCGAGCCGGTTTCGCCGGGGCCGATAGGCGGATCGCCGAGGGCGCCGAAGGCGGCCAGCTCGGCGAAGCCGGCGGCCGGAAACGCGTCCTCCGTCTCGGCGTTGCCCGCAGCGGCAGCAATCGCGTGGCTCAGCGCATCCAGTCGCTCGTCCATCGTGGGCTCATGCCGCATCGGCGGCCACCGTGATGTCGTCGATCAGCCGCGCCATCGCCGCCATCGCCGTGTCGACCGGCACGGTGGCGGGCGCATCCGGCTCGTCCGGCGCGTGGCGCTCGACCAGGGCTTCCGGCGACAGCAGCCGCCCGCCGTCGTCGTGCAGGTCGGCGGGGAACAGCGCGAGCCGGTTGGCGAGCACGGCGATCTCGTCCGCGTCACCGGCGGCGGCGAGGCGGCGGAGCATCGACCGGCGCAGGGCGCGCTGGCGCACGCGGACCGGCGCCTCGACCAGATGCGGCCGGCCTGACGCTTCGGCGGCGATCCAGGATTTCAGGCAGTCGGCCATGCCGCCGCGCGCCCGCCCGAAGGTCCGGGCCGACACGGTGACGACGACGTCGGGATCGTGGCGGAGCCGGTAGCCGGCGGCGCGCAGGCGGGAGACGAAGGTCAGATCCTCGCGCCGCGGCAGGGCCGGCAGTCCGCCGACCGCGTCATAGGCGTCGGCGCGGACCGCGAGGCTGGCGCCGGTATGGTCGTGGTGGCGCGGCCACGGGTCGTAGGGAATCGGATCGATGATCGCGGTGAGGCGGTCGCAAAGGCCCCCATAGGCGACCTGGCGCCGGGCGCGCCGCCGGAAGCCGTCGCCGAGCAGCGCTTCCTCGGCCTTGTCGCCGACGATGAGGCCGCCCACCAGGTCGGCGCCGGCGGCGATGCTGCGGAGGTTGGCGTCGACCCAGGCGGGATGGGGGGTGCCGTCGGCGTCGGTGGTGAGCAGGACGCTTCGCGCCGGATCGGCGACCAGCGATCGCGCCGTCTCCATCGCCAGCCGCCGGGCGCTCCCGGCATGGGCCTCGGGGCGCGGGAAGTCGACCTCTACAATGTGGAGACGCAGTTGCGGGTGCCGCGACGCCGCCGCGGCCAAAAGAGCGGCGGATTCGTCGCGGCAGTTGTTGAGCACGAGCACGACGTCCAGCATCCGGCCGCAATCGGAGAGCCACGACTGGGCGGCGAGCGCCGCGACGAGGCGCGGCAGGCGCTCGGCCTCGTTCTTCGCGGGTATCGCGACGACCGGATGGAGGCCGTCCACGGCCGTCGAGCCGGGAGCGCGCAGGAGGAGGGACTGATCTACGGGCTGCATCCCGCGCTAATCGCCTCGCTGGTTGCTGGGGTGGTCGCGCCGATGGCACCGGCGCGATTGCTCGATGGCACAGGAAGCTGCAGCGCCGTGACTGGTTCCCTGATGCCGCGCGCAATAACCGGGCAACCGCGCGGCGGCGACCGGCATGGGCCGCAGTTCCGGGTTGCCGGGACCGCCCGCTGATCCAGATCAAGGACGGGAAGAAGCCTGCGGGATAGGCCGTTTCCACCTGGTGGCGGCGACACCGGGAGCCCCGCGAATCGGCGCCTCTGCGGCGCAGTGACATGCGGTCGCATCGTGCTGCGGCCGCTGCCACCGACCCGAAGCCAGAGACGGAGACTTCCCCGCCCA
It encodes:
- the hemN gene encoding oxygen-independent coproporphyrinogen III oxidase encodes the protein MDAELTQFALQAVPRYTSYPTAAEFSPAVGPGEHATWLGRVDPDESVSLYLHVPYCRDLCHYCGCHTKATHRNEAVRIYRESLEAEIRLVARHLPGRLKAARIAWGGGTPSILGADGLASVMAVLDEAFDLDALAEHAIELDPRFVDAALARRLADLGVNRVSLGVQDLDPVVQIAIGRVQPQAVVAAAVGHLRAAGIEGLNIDLIYGLPHQTEASVRATCRQVAALGPDRVACFGYAHLPQRKANQRLIDEAALPDTLERFRQAAAVAEVFCGRGYQAIGLDHYARLCDKLAVAARQRRLRRNFQGYTDDDRRTLIGFGASAVSQLPDGFVQTTAPVADYRRSIAEGVLPTARGIAVGPATRRRAIIIERLMCDFRVDLDEVGGITRYGNIAARLQPYEAAGLATLSGGTLRMTAKGRPFVRLIAALFDEARSGGETSFSRAI
- a CDS encoding class I SAM-dependent methyltransferase; its protein translation is MRRVIDADGFEAKFAADPDPWNYAASPFEAWKRDVLLKACGDRHFGRGLELACANGETTRRLATICRCLLAVDASATALEAAQHRNAGNARVNFRHALLPRDMPKGPFDLIVASEILYYLKPRDLAALLPKLHAALAPGGRIVFLHHVLDFDDAAIRPALAVATADRWFAAVAPRRVALQTARFRVTAYEKPRQG
- a CDS encoding PIG-L deacetylase family protein, coding for MRLLRPESVTAERVLIVAPHPDDETLGCGGLAARLARLGRQIHTLFVTDGGASHRNSAQWPRERLAAQRETEARAALLALGLDPDASTFLRLHDAAMPPQGSPAWRAAAATVADLVKWFDPDLVLLPWRRDPHCDHRDSWLLVTEVLQQRRPRPATLEYAIWLDELGAAEDAPRPGEMEIVAFDIGAVAAAKRQAVAAHLSQTTDLIADDPDGFRLTEATIERLNGPVETYLRPCDG
- a CDS encoding acyl-CoA dehydrogenase family protein; its protein translation is MDERLDALSHAIAAAAGNAETEDAFPAAGFAELAAFGALGDPPIGPGETGSLLRLLAGVGRGDLSTGRIFEGHVNALILIDQHGTAIQRREWFAEARAGRLFGVWNTDMPAAPLRLEGGVLAGGKNFASGVDGLSRAIVTVPEEAGRLMLMVPLDGLPVDRSWWKPLGMRASGSHLVDFAGVTPEPGWFLGEPGAYVAEPWFGGGAIRFAAVHVGGMHAVFDVALDHLRRTGRAEDPYQAHRIARMGIAVETGYAWLDRAAEAWDAAVVAGGEGPPAARLTATANATRSAVEAAAMSVLEEAERAVGAAGFIAPHRLERLVRDLRTYLRQPNPDGALRSAGLAMARGEWRPGRADPRTGRPA
- a CDS encoding glycosyltransferase family 2 protein; the encoded protein is MQPVDQSLLLRAPGSTAVDGLHPVVAIPAKNEAERLPRLVAALAAQSWLSDCGRMLDVVLVLNNCRDESAALLAAAASRHPQLRLHIVEVDFPRPEAHAGSARRLAMETARSLVADPARSVLLTTDADGTPHPAWVDANLRSIAAGADLVGGLIVGDKAEEALLGDGFRRRARRQVAYGGLCDRLTAIIDPIPYDPWPRHHDHTGASLAVRADAYDAVGGLPALPRREDLTFVSRLRAAGYRLRHDPDVVVTVSARTFGRARGGMADCLKSWIAAEASGRPHLVEAPVRVRQRALRRSMLRRLAAAGDADEIAVLANRLALFPADLHDDGGRLLSPEALVERHAPDEPDAPATVPVDTAMAAMARLIDDITVAADAA